DNA from Micromonospora nigra:
CGCTGGCGAAGGTCTTCCAGACGGACATCAAGACCTGGAACGACCCCGCCATCGCGGCCGACAACCCCGGCGTCACCCTGCCGAACACGCCGATCGTCGTCGCGCACCGCTCGGACGGCTCCGGCACCACGAGCAACTTCACCAAGTACCTGGCGGCGGCGGCCGGCTCCACCTGGAAGCTCGGCAGCGGCGACACGGTGGCCTGGCCGGCCAGCACCCAGGGCGGCGAGAAGAACACCGGCGTCGCGCAGATCGTCAAGCAGACCAACGGCGCCGTCGGCTACGTGGACCTGAGCGACGCGAAGGCCACCGGCCTCACGTACGCCGCCATCAAGAACAAGGACGGTCAGTACGTCCTGCCGTCCCTGGAGGGCACCACCGCCGGCCTGGAGGGCGCCGAGATCGCGGACGACCTGAGCTACAACCCGCTCAACGCCGCCGGTGCCTCCGCCTACCCGATCACCGCGCCGACGTTCATCATCGTCAAGCCGAGCTACGACGACGCGAACAAGGCCCAGCTGGTCAAGGCCTTCCTGAAGTTCCTGCTGACCGACGGTCAGGAGCTGGCTCCGGAGGTCGACTTCGCTCCGCTGCCCGCCAACCTCAAGGAGAAGGCGCTGGCCCAGGTCGACAAGATCCAGGGCTGACCGCGATCAGGATCGCTAGGCGTTCCGGCTAGGGACGGGATCGGATGATCCCGTCCCTAGCGGGGTACCCGAGCTGGAGTGACACATGACGCTAACGAATCAACCCCCCACCTCCCGGTCGACGCTGGTCCAGCGCAGTCGAGGTGCCCTCGCCGACCGCGCCTTCTCCTGGTGGACACTCGGCACCGGGCTGCTCGTCCTGGCCATCCTCGGACTCATCCTCGTCACCACGCTCCGGGAGGCGTGGCCGGCGTTCGAGGCCATGGGCCTGCGGTTCATCACCGAGCGCACGTGGGATCCCAACCCGGCCGTCGGCGACCCCGTCTTCGGGGCCCTGTCGTTCGCGTTCGGCACGGTGGTCTCGTCGCTGATCGCCCTGCTGTTCGCCGTGCCGGCCTCCATCGGCATCGCACTGTTCCTCACCGAGCTCGCGCCGCGTCGGCTGCGCGGGCCCGCGGTCACCGTGATCGACCTGCTGGCCGCTGTGCCGTCGGTCGTCTTCGGCCTGTGGGGCATCCTGGTGGTCGCGCCCGCCCTGGTGCCCGTCTACCAGGGATTGCACGACGCTCTCGGCGGCGTTCCGGTGCTCGGCAGCCTCTTCGGCCCGGCGGCCAGCGGTCGCAACTTCATGACCGCCGGTCTCATCCTGGCGATCATGGTGACGCCCATCATCACCTCGATCACCCGTGAGGTGTTCAGCACCGTCCCCCGGGCCGACAAGGACGCCGCCCTCGCGCTCGGCGCCACCCGCTGGGAGATGATCCGGGGCGCGGTGTTCCCGCACAGCTTCGGCGGAATCGTCGGTGCGGTGATGCTCGGCCTCGGCCGGGCGATGGGCGAGACGATCGCCGTGGCGCTGGTGATCGGTGGCGCTACGAACATCACGGCCAACCTGTTCGCGCCCGGAAACACGATGGCCGCGGTCATCGTGCAGCAGTTCGGTGAGTCCACGGGCACCTTCACGGCGGCCCTGATCGGCCTCGGCGTCGTGCTGTTCGCGATGACGGTACTGATCAACGTGTTCGCCCGGTCGGTCGTCAACCGGGCCGAGGCGCGGATGAAGGGAACGAAGGCGTGACCACCACCACCGCACCCCCCGCCGCGCGCACCGCATCCGGTGGGCCCGACCTGACCCGCGCGGCCCTGTCCGGCCGCCGCCGGTTCAGCAACCACCTCGCGACGGCGGCCATCTGGTTCGCCGTCCTGCTCGCCGTCGTGCCGCTCGCTCTGGTGACCTGGACGGTCATCGCCAAGGGAGCCGGGGTGATGAGCCTGGAGTTCCTCACCGGGGACATCCCCAACTCGTACCGCCGGGTGGGCCCCGGCATGGGGCCCGCGATCGTCGGCACCCTGCTCATCACGGGGGCGGCCGCGCTGATGGCCATCCCGCTCGGCGTCTTCGGGGCCATCTACCTCAACGAGTACGGCAAGCAGCGGCCCCTGGCCCGGACCATCCGGTTGATGGCCGACGTCATGACCGGCGTGCCCTCGATCGTGATGGGTCTGTTCGTCTACCTCGCCTGGGTGCTGCTCGTCGGCGAGCAGACCGGCTTCGCCGGCGCGCTCGCCCTCGCGTGCCTGATGCTGCCGGTGGTCATCCGCAGCAGCGAGGAGATGCTGCGGCTGGTGCCCGACGAACTCCGGCAGGCGAGCATGGCCCTCGGCGCCCCCAAGTGGCGGACCACCCTGACCGTGGTCCTGCCGGCGGCGATCTCCGGGATCACGAGCGGCTCGTTGCTGGCCGTCGCCCGCGCCGCCGGGGAGACCGCGCCGATCATCATCGTCACCGGCATCGTCTTCTCGCCCAACTGGAACCTCTTCGACGGCTCCAACACGGCGCTGCCCGCGCAGATCTTCCGCAACGCCAGCCAGCCCTTCCCCGGCGCCCAGGAACGAGCCTGGGGGGCGGCGCTGACCCTCATCGTGATCGTGCTCGGCTTCACGATCATCGCCCGCTACGTCGCCAACCGGTTCGCCATCAAGGAGCGTTGATCATGTCTGGGAGCAACATGGACCTCACCACCCGGCCGGCCGTGGCGCTGAACACCCCCGGTCGTGACTCCGGCGCCCCGGCCCCCGGCCCGTCGGCCACGCCGGTGATGGAGTTGCACGACGTCAGCGTCTACTACGGCGGCTACGAGGCGGTGCGCGGCACCTCGATGCCCATCCAGCAGAACCAGGTCACGGCGATGATCGGGCCCTCGGGATGCGGCAAGTCCACCATCCTGCGCGCCCTCAACCGGATGAACGACCCGATCCCCGGTGCCCGGGTGAGCGGCCAGGTCCTCTTTCACGGCCAGGATCTGTACGCCAAGGACGTGGACGCCATCCAGGTCCGCCGACGCATCGGAATGGTGTTCCAGAAGCCGAACCCGTTCCCCAAGTCGATCTACGACAACGTCGCGTACGGGCTGCGGATCAACGGCATCAAGGGCCGGCTCGACGACCACGTCGAGGAGGCGCTCACCCGGGCGGCGCTGTGGGACGAGGTCAAGGACAAGCTCAAGTCGAGCGGCCTGTCCCTGTCCGGCGGTCAGCAGCAGCGGCTCTGCATCGCCCGGACGATCGCCGTCAAGCCCGAGGTCATCCTCATGGACGAGCCCTGCTCCGCGCTCGACCCGATCGCCACGGCGAAGATCGAGGATCTGATGTTCGAGCTGGCGAGCGACTACACCATCGTGATCGTCACGCACAACATGCAGCAGGCCGCCCGGGTGAGCCACTACACGGCGTTCTTCACCGCCGAGGTGGACGACAACCAGGAGCGGTTCGGTCGCCTGGTGGAGTTCAGCCAGACCGGCAAGCTGTTCACCAACCCGTCCGACAAGCGCACGGAGGACTACATCACCGGCCGGTTCGGCTGACGGCGGCGGCGGTCGAGGGCATCGCTGCCGATGAACACCCGTGTCCAGGCCACCTGGGGTGACCACCAACGCACCGACGGGCGCTTCGTGCTGCTCGTCGTCGACGACGACGAGCGGGTGGGCACCGAACTGGTCGACCTCCTCGGGGCGTACCGCGTGCACGGGTACTTCTTCGCGCACGCGGCGGAGGCGCTGCTGGCGGCGGGCAGCCTGGCGCCGGGTGCGGCGCTGGTCTCGGCCGGGCTGACGAGCATGAGCAGCACGGATCTGGTGCAGGTGTTGTCCGGGCGGGCGGGGATCGCGACCATCGTCGGTGTCGGCGACGACGACGGTCCCCTCGCCGCGGACGTGCTCAAAGCCGGCGCGCGGATGTGCGTCCGTCGCCCCTACCGGGTGGAGGAGGTGGTGCCGATCCTGCGCGCGTTCCAGCCCGACTCCGCCGGGGTGCTCGACCCGCCCGTCGAACTGGGCGGGCTGCGGGCGGATCCGGCCAGCATGGAGGTACGGCTGGACGGGCGGCAGGTCGTCCTGCCGCAGAAGGAGTTCCGGCTGCTCTACTTCTTCATGACCCACGCCGAGCGGACGGTGACCCGGGAACAGTTGCTCTCGGCGGTGTGGGAGGACCTGGCCGAGGAGACCTCGAACACACTGACGGTGCACATCAAGCGGCTGCGCAAGCGGCTGCTGACGCACGCCGGGAACCCGCCGTCCATCGTCACCGTGCGCGGCCTCGGGTACCGGTTCGTTCCCCACGCCGGGGTCGCCGGGGCGGAGACCTCCGTCCGATGAGCCGACGCGAGCCGGGCGTCGCCGGCACCGCGCAGGAGGCGGCGGCGCGGCGCGTCCCGGCGGTGACCACGACGACCGCGGCCGACGACGTCCTCCTCGTGGCGGTGCCGACCGCCTATGTGCCGGACGTCGTCCGGCTGCTCGCGGAACTGGAGGCGGAACGTCGTCCGGTTCCCGCCCCGGAATCGTCCCGCCCTCCACGGGCCGCCGCGCCCCGGCACGGACCCAGACCTCAGCATCGCGGCGGCCAGTGGCCGGTGGAGCAGTTGCGCCGCTTCAGCAGGGGACGCAGCTCCACCCACCGGACGGTCATCGCGGTGCTGGACACGCTCGCCGCGGACCCCGGCCGGGCGTTCACGTTGACCGAGTTGGCGGCGGCCACCGGGATGCCCCGGGAGAAGCTCGTCGGCGCGTTCGCCGGTCTCACCCGGCTGCTGAAGGCCCACTTCGAGTACGAGCGCCACGGCCTGCCCTTCGCGCGGATCACCGGCCGCCCGGACGGCTCGCCCAACGACGTGTCCTACCTGGTGACGAAGAAGCAGGCCGCCTCGTGGCAGCGGGTCCGGGGCGACTAGCGGTACAGCGGCTCCTCCTGGCTGAGGACCATGGTGAGGTCCGGTGAGCGGGACAGGTGTCGCCGGACGACGTCGTCGAGCCGCGCCGCGGACACGTCGCCCAAGCGGCGCGGCCGCTCCTGGCGTTCGGACTCCGGCCGGAGGCCCAGGTCCCGCCAGTAACCGCTCAGAGTGAGGCGGGACTCTCCAGACGACCACAACGTCCGCTGCTCGGCCACGGTGTGCGCGACAGCGGAGAGCCGTTCGGCGGGACTGGGCGCGCAACCGGTGACCAGGTCGACGATGCGAGCCGCCGCCTCCTGCACGCGACCGGCCGGAACCCGCACGGACACCTGCCACAGGCCGTGCTCCCGCGCGGACCGCAGCATGGCCCAGGGCGAGTAGCTCCAACCCTGTTCCTCGCGCAGGGCGCGCATCAGCCGGGATCGGTGGTGACCGCCGAGGATCCGCGCCGCCACCGCCAAGGCGGGAAAGTCCGGGTGGCGGCACGTCTGCGCGCCACGTCGACCGTGACCAGTTGGGACCACCCGCCGTGACGATCGAGTTGCAACCGGGTGACTCCCTCTACATCCCGCTGGGTTGGGTGCACGGTGCGGTCGCCGGTGACGAGGGCTCCACGCACATCACCTACCAGTTGGTGCCGGTCAGCCTCGTCGATGCGGTGCTGGATCAACTTGCCGCTGCATTGGAGGAACTGCTTGGCGACGACGTCGCCGCCGTGGACGGGGGCGTGCCGTTGGAACCGGCGGTCGCGGAGGACCTGGCCGTCGCCATCGCCGGCCGTCTGAAGACCTCGGTACGCAGAGGCGCGTAACGCCGCAGACCGGACGCGCCACCGGGGGCACGAGGATGCGGTGGCACGTCCCGGCGTGCCCGACGGTGGCGCCGACGTGCGGTCGGCGACCCGCCGTAGGGTCGGCTCAGCCGGCCGGGCGGGGCGGGACACCCAGCCGCTCACACGCCTCCTGGTACATCCGGACCACCTCGCGGCGGATCTCGGCGCGTTCGGTCAGCCGGTGGGCGAACGGGATCCGCACCGGCACCTCGATGTCGTCCACCGTGACGGCGAAGTCCATCCCGTCGGCGTCCAGCCCGACCGTGCGGGCACGGGTCGCCCCGGGGCAGCCGCCGAGGGTGCGGCAGATCAGCACGGCGTCCTCGGGGTGGTCGTCGTTCATGTGCCGGCTGACCGCGGCCACCACCTCGGGGCCGAACGGCTGCCCGGTCCCGCCGTCGCCCCGCGTACCGTCAGTGGTCACGCCGCCGCCTCCGTACCGTCAGCGGGCACGTGCCGGGCCAACGCGGCGAACACCGCCGTGTTGTGCCGGTAGGCCAGCAGCGCCTCCTCCAGCAGGGCGGACTCGGACTCGGCCGTCAGGGGCAGCGCGTCCAGGCGGGCCCGGTAGGCGTCCTTGTACGCCTTCGGCTCGGGGATCCGGTCGAAGTGGTAGAAGGCGGTGCCGGCCGCCCCGGACAGCCCGTAGTGCCGGGCGACCGCCCGGCCGATGTGCAGCCCGCCGGAAAGGTCGCCGAGGTAGCGGGTGTAGTGGTGGGCGACGAACCGCTCGGGCGAGCGGGCGGTGTCGCGGATGCGGTCGGCGTAGGCGACGGTCTCCGCGTGTGGGCCGGTCCGGTCGGCCCAGTCCGGCCCGACCAGGTGGGCCAGGTCGGCCTCGAGGGCGGGCAGCCGGTGCAGCGCGTCGTCGACGAAGGGGCCGGCGAGTGGATCGTCGCGCATCTCGTCGGCTGTGGACTCCAGGGCCGCGTAGATGGCCTGGTGCTGCACCACCAGATCGGTGTAGCCGGCCACGTCGAGGTCACCGGCCACCAACGCCGAGACGTACCGCTGGGACTCGGCGGCGGCGTGGGCGCCCTCGCTGGCGGCGCGCAGCCGGGCCGAGAACGGGATGCTGGGCGTACTCATGTCTCCGAGGGTAGATCCACCCTCGGCGAAAGTCGGCATGTCGCGGCCGGGGCGACGACTGGTCCCCGGTGACCGCTACCATCGCGCGATGGATCTTCGAGGAACGATCGACCCGGAGCGGCCGCTGCTCGTCGTGGCTCTCCCGGAGGAGGCCGCCCACCTCGCCTCGGATCTCCCGGTGCTGCTGACGGGAATGGGGAAGGTCAACGCGGCGATCGCTCTGGCCACGACGCTGGCCCGGGGGCAACTGCCCGCCTCGGTGGTCAACCTCGGCACGGCCGGTGCGCTGCACCCCGGCTGGGCCGGCACCCACGAGGTGGGTCGGGTCGTCCAGCACGATCTCGACACGGATCTGCTGCGCACGCTGACCGGGCAGACCGTCGGGGCGCCACTGGAGCTGACCGGCTCCGGCCCGGTGCTGGCCACCGGGGACCAGTTCATCGCCGACGACGCGGCCCGCGCCCGGCTGGCCACGCACGCCCACCTGGTGGACATGGAGGGCTACGCGTTGGCGGACACCGCGCGGCGGTTCGGGGTGCCGGCCCGACTCGTCAAGCACGTCAGCGACGGTGCCGGGGCCGGGGCCGAGCGCACCTGGAAGGAGTCCGTGGACGGCTGCGCCCGCGTCCTCGCGCAGTGGGTCAGCGACCATCTCTGACGACGGAACCAGGACCGGCCGCCCGTACCACGGTCTCCGGCGGGCCGTGGCCGTCGTGTGCCTGCTCGCCGCCGCGGCGGTACCGTCCGGATCGTCGGGGACCGGCGCCACCGGAGCCACGACGCTGCGGGTGCTCCAGATGAACCTGTGCAACAGCGGTCGGGCCGACTGTTACACGGGCCGGTCCGTCACCGAGGCCGCCTCGGTGATCCGAGCCGAGGAACCCGACCTGGTCACCCTCAACGAGGTCTGCCAGGACGACGTGACGGCGCTGGAGCGGGTCTTCGCGGTCGTCCATCGCAGCGCCGTCGTGTCGGCCTTCGCCGCCGCCGGTGACCGGCCGAGCGGCGACGTCACCCGGTGCCGCAACGGCCAGCCGTACGGTGTCGGGCTGCTGACCAGCATTCCCGCACCGTACCGGGGGCACACGGTGCACCGGGGGATCCATCCCACTCAGGACGTCGACGACCCCGAGGAACGGGCGTGGCTCTGCCTGCACGTCGCCGGCGTCGTGAACGCCTGCACCACTCACCTGGCCGCCTTCAGCAGCACCGTCGCGCTCGCCCAGTGCGTCCACCTGCTGGGCACGGTCGTGCCGGCGATCCGCAGGAGCGCCGGGTACGCCCCCACCGTGCTCGGCGGCGACCTCAATCTCCGGCTCGGCGGCCAACCCGACGTCCGTGCCTGCGTGCCGCCGGGCCACCTGCGCGTCGACGACGGCGCGGTGCAGCACATCGTCACGACGGCGGACGCCACCGTGCGGTCCCACCGGACGGTCGGCATGCGCGGATCGACCGACCACCCGGGGCTCCTGGCCACCCTCACGATCGCCGGGGACGGCGGTGACACCCTCGTCCTCGGGCCGCGGCCGGACTTCCCCGGTTGGCCGGCTGGTGACGGCCGCCGCGGCACCGACGGCGACCGGTAACCAGGACTGAGAACTTCCGGAAGTGGTTGACGCGCCGCCGCGCGCTGTCCGACCCTGGGGCGTACCGCGACATTTGCGATGGTCGATCGCCTTGTCGCTCCCACCACCCCACTGGAAGGAGAGCCCGGTGACCACACGCTCGGGCCGCTCTCGACGCCGCTCCACCATCGTCGTGCTGGTGACAGCAGCACTCACGGTCGTTTCCGCCGGGTCGGTCGTCGTGCACAGCACCACCGCCGAGGCCGTCGCGGGCAGCCTCGCCGTCGCCGCACCCGTCGAAGACGAGGGTGCCGACTGCCCGGTGCCCGCTTCCGGTTCCCTGACCGCCGATCCCAGGCTTCCCGACCCCTTCCGGAAGCTCGACGGCACCCGCATCTCCGCGAGATCCGACTGGCGGTGCCGACGCGCCGAGATCAGGGAGTTGGCGGAGCGGTACGTCTACGGCCAGAAGCCCGCCAAGCCGGCCAGCGTCACGGGAACCGTGACGAACACCAACATCACCGTGACCGCGACCGACAACGGCCGGAGCGCCAGCTTCTCGGCGAGGGTCGACCTGCCGAGCGGTCCCGGCCCGTTCCCGGCCGTCGTCGTCCTGGGCGGGTTCGGCGCGGACACGGCCACCATCCGGGCCGCCGGGGTCGCCGTCATCAGCTACGACCCCCTCGCCGTGGGTCGGGAGGGCACGCCCCGGAACAACAAGCAGGGCGCGTTCTACAGCATCTACGGCTCCACGAACAGCACCGGCCTGCTGATGGCCTAGGCCTGGGGCGTGAGCCGGCTCATCGACGTCGTCGAACAGTCGGGCGGGAACATGCTGAGGGCGGATGCGACGGGCGTCACCGGATGCTCCCGGTACGGCAAGGGCGCCTTCGTCACCGGCGCCTTCGACCAGCGCATCGCCCTGACCATGCCGATCGAGTCCGGCAGCGCGGGGGTGCCCGC
Protein-coding regions in this window:
- the pstS gene encoding phosphate ABC transporter substrate-binding protein PstS, with product MNRNVLSRRLLAGVAVAALALTGCGGNDNAEPAGNDGSAANEYANLSGELKASGASFPDAYYQEVISAFKDEAPKVTINYNATGSGTGKKQFGEGLVDFAGTDSLVKDSDGVAPGSFLYVPTVAAPITVSYNLEGVDKLQLSPETLAKVFQTDIKTWNDPAIAADNPGVTLPNTPIVVAHRSDGSGTTSNFTKYLAAAAGSTWKLGSGDTVAWPASTQGGEKNTGVAQIVKQTNGAVGYVDLSDAKATGLTYAAIKNKDGQYVLPSLEGTTAGLEGAEIADDLSYNPLNAAGASAYPITAPTFIIVKPSYDDANKAQLVKAFLKFLLTDGQELAPEVDFAPLPANLKEKALAQVDKIQG
- the pstC gene encoding phosphate ABC transporter permease subunit PstC codes for the protein MTLTNQPPTSRSTLVQRSRGALADRAFSWWTLGTGLLVLAILGLILVTTLREAWPAFEAMGLRFITERTWDPNPAVGDPVFGALSFAFGTVVSSLIALLFAVPASIGIALFLTELAPRRLRGPAVTVIDLLAAVPSVVFGLWGILVVAPALVPVYQGLHDALGGVPVLGSLFGPAASGRNFMTAGLILAIMVTPIITSITREVFSTVPRADKDAALALGATRWEMIRGAVFPHSFGGIVGAVMLGLGRAMGETIAVALVIGGATNITANLFAPGNTMAAVIVQQFGESTGTFTAALIGLGVVLFAMTVLINVFARSVVNRAEARMKGTKA
- the pstA gene encoding phosphate ABC transporter permease PstA — translated: MTTTTAPPAARTASGGPDLTRAALSGRRRFSNHLATAAIWFAVLLAVVPLALVTWTVIAKGAGVMSLEFLTGDIPNSYRRVGPGMGPAIVGTLLITGAAALMAIPLGVFGAIYLNEYGKQRPLARTIRLMADVMTGVPSIVMGLFVYLAWVLLVGEQTGFAGALALACLMLPVVIRSSEEMLRLVPDELRQASMALGAPKWRTTLTVVLPAAISGITSGSLLAVARAAGETAPIIIVTGIVFSPNWNLFDGSNTALPAQIFRNASQPFPGAQERAWGAALTLIVIVLGFTIIARYVANRFAIKER
- the pstB gene encoding phosphate ABC transporter ATP-binding protein PstB — translated: MSGSNMDLTTRPAVALNTPGRDSGAPAPGPSATPVMELHDVSVYYGGYEAVRGTSMPIQQNQVTAMIGPSGCGKSTILRALNRMNDPIPGARVSGQVLFHGQDLYAKDVDAIQVRRRIGMVFQKPNPFPKSIYDNVAYGLRINGIKGRLDDHVEEALTRAALWDEVKDKLKSSGLSLSGGQQQRLCIARTIAVKPEVILMDEPCSALDPIATAKIEDLMFELASDYTIVIVTHNMQQAARVSHYTAFFTAEVDDNQERFGRLVEFSQTGKLFTNPSDKRTEDYITGRFG
- a CDS encoding winged helix-turn-helix transcriptional regulator, with the translated sequence MNTRVQATWGDHQRTDGRFVLLVVDDDERVGTELVDLLGAYRVHGYFFAHAAEALLAAGSLAPGAALVSAGLTSMSSTDLVQVLSGRAGIATIVGVGDDDGPLAADVLKAGARMCVRRPYRVEEVVPILRAFQPDSAGVLDPPVELGGLRADPASMEVRLDGRQVVLPQKEFRLLYFFMTHAERTVTREQLLSAVWEDLAEETSNTLTVHIKRLRKRLLTHAGNPPSIVTVRGLGYRFVPHAGVAGAETSVR
- a CDS encoding insulinase family protein encodes the protein MVPTGHGRRGAQTCRHPDFPALAVAARILGGHHRSRLMRALREEQGWSYSPWAMLRSAREHGLWQVSVRVPAGRVQEAAARIVDLVTGCAPSPAERLSAVAHTVAEQRTLWSSGESRLTLSGYWRDLGLRPESERQERPRRLGDVSAARLDDVVRRHLSRSPDLTMVLSQEEPLYR
- a CDS encoding JmjC domain-containing protein, whose product is MTIELQPGDSLYIPLGWVHGAVAGDEGSTHITYQLVPVSLVDAVLDQLAAALEELLGDDVAAVDGGVPLEPAVAEDLAVAIAGRLKTSVRRGA
- a CDS encoding DUF2470 domain-containing protein, whose protein sequence is MTTDGTRGDGGTGQPFGPEVVAAVSRHMNDDHPEDAVLICRTLGGCPGATRARTVGLDADGMDFAVTVDDIEVPVRIPFAHRLTERAEIRREVVRMYQEACERLGVPPRPAG
- a CDS encoding heme oxygenase (biliverdin-producing), translated to MSTPSIPFSARLRAASEGAHAAAESQRYVSALVAGDLDVAGYTDLVVQHQAIYAALESTADEMRDDPLAGPFVDDALHRLPALEADLAHLVGPDWADRTGPHAETVAYADRIRDTARSPERFVAHHYTRYLGDLSGGLHIGRAVARHYGLSGAAGTAFYHFDRIPEPKAYKDAYRARLDALPLTAESESALLEEALLAYRHNTAVFAALARHVPADGTEAAA
- a CDS encoding nucleosidase; protein product: MDLRGTIDPERPLLVVALPEEAAHLASDLPVLLTGMGKVNAAIALATTLARGQLPASVVNLGTAGALHPGWAGTHEVGRVVQHDLDTDLLRTLTGQTVGAPLELTGSGPVLATGDQFIADDAARARLATHAHLVDMEGYALADTARRFGVPARLVKHVSDGAGAGAERTWKESVDGCARVLAQWVSDHL
- a CDS encoding endonuclease/exonuclease/phosphatase family protein, coding for MAVVCLLAAAAVPSGSSGTGATGATTLRVLQMNLCNSGRADCYTGRSVTEAASVIRAEEPDLVTLNEVCQDDVTALERVFAVVHRSAVVSAFAAAGDRPSGDVTRCRNGQPYGVGLLTSIPAPYRGHTVHRGIHPTQDVDDPEERAWLCLHVAGVVNACTTHLAAFSSTVALAQCVHLLGTVVPAIRRSAGYAPTVLGGDLNLRLGGQPDVRACVPPGHLRVDDGAVQHIVTTADATVRSHRTVGMRGSTDHPGLLATLTIAGDGGDTLVLGPRPDFPGWPAGDGRRGTDGDR